The following proteins come from a genomic window of Mammaliicoccus sp. Marseille-Q6498:
- a CDS encoding DHH family phosphoesterase yields MNRQSVKKALILPYVMIMVLALALLVFSFFNSIFWAIIATVVSIILIAGSIFFIRSSFKQLDLYIGSLSGRISKSKTSAASDLPIGVILLDKSDKIEWINNFINKRLERDVLNEPINEIFPNILKRLENTPEVEIEEGSYKYKVTYTEDEKSIYFFDITESSRVYELYENEKPIIATIFLDNYDEITQNMNDTQRSEINSLITNVINEWSNRYQLYIKRYSSDQFIALLNNNILQDLETLKFNLLDDLRDKTREMGSQLTLSIGIGEGSENLIELGELSQSSLDLALGRGGDQVAIKNSNGNVRFYGGKTDPMEKRTRVRARVISHALRDILIEGDKVIIMGHKSPDMDAIGAAIGVSRIAKMNNLDSYIVLNDSDIDDTLQRVMTEIDEKPDLKERFITSEQAWHEMTPRTTLVVVDTHKPELVIDENLLNKANRKVVIDHHRRGESIISSPLLVYMEPYASSTAELVTELLEYQPTEHRLTRIESTIMLAGIIVDTRNFTLRTGSRTFDAASFLRSHGADTILCQHFLKDDIDTYIKRSDLIKTVKLFRGGVAIAYGDNQEIYHPVTVAQAADELLGLEGVEASYVVARRSDDTIGISARSLGEVNVQLTMEALGGGGHLSNAATQLKDTTVEEAIEKLIEVVETDGKGVEE; encoded by the coding sequence ATGAACCGTCAATCAGTTAAGAAAGCCCTAATATTACCATACGTAATGATAATGGTATTGGCTTTAGCATTACTCGTTTTTAGTTTTTTTAATTCAATATTTTGGGCGATTATTGCGACGGTTGTTTCCATAATACTAATTGCAGGTAGCATCTTCTTTATAAGAAGCAGTTTTAAGCAATTAGATTTATATATTGGAAGTTTATCTGGAAGAATCAGTAAGAGTAAGACAAGTGCAGCTAGTGATTTACCAATTGGCGTAATATTGCTTGATAAAAGCGATAAAATAGAATGGATTAATAATTTTATTAATAAGAGACTAGAACGAGATGTTTTAAACGAACCTATTAATGAGATTTTTCCTAACATTTTAAAAAGATTAGAAAATACACCTGAAGTAGAAATTGAAGAAGGTTCATATAAATATAAAGTAACTTACACTGAAGATGAAAAATCAATTTATTTCTTTGATATTACAGAGTCTTCACGCGTATACGAATTATATGAAAATGAAAAACCTATTATCGCAACGATATTCTTAGACAACTATGACGAAATCACGCAAAACATGAATGATACGCAACGTTCGGAAATAAACAGTTTGATTACAAATGTTATTAATGAATGGTCTAACCGTTATCAACTTTATATTAAACGTTATAGTTCGGATCAGTTTATAGCTTTATTAAATAATAATATTTTACAAGATCTTGAAACATTGAAGTTCAATTTATTAGATGATTTAAGAGATAAGACGAGAGAAATGGGTAGTCAACTTACATTGAGTATTGGTATTGGTGAAGGTAGTGAGAATTTAATTGAACTTGGCGAACTATCTCAATCAAGTTTAGACTTAGCTCTTGGACGTGGTGGAGACCAAGTTGCGATTAAGAATAGCAATGGTAACGTAAGATTTTACGGTGGTAAGACGGACCCTATGGAAAAACGTACAAGAGTCCGCGCACGTGTTATTTCTCATGCTTTAAGAGATATCTTAATTGAAGGAGATAAAGTGATCATCATGGGTCATAAATCACCTGATATGGATGCTATTGGTGCAGCAATCGGTGTTTCTCGTATTGCTAAGATGAACAATTTAGATTCATACATTGTGTTAAATGACTCTGATATAGACGACACATTACAACGTGTCATGACTGAAATCGATGAGAAGCCTGACTTGAAAGAAAGGTTTATCACTTCAGAACAAGCATGGCATGAGATGACACCACGCACAACATTAGTTGTAGTGGATACACATAAACCAGAACTCGTTATAGACGAGAACTTATTAAATAAAGCAAATAGAAAAGTCGTTATTGACCACCATAGACGTGGTGAAAGTATTATTTCTAGTCCATTACTCGTGTATATGGAACCTTATGCAAGTTCGACAGCAGAACTTGTTACGGAATTGCTAGAATATCAACCGACAGAACATCGTTTAACAAGAATTGAGTCAACGATTATGTTGGCCGGTATTATTGTAGATACAAGAAACTTCACATTAAGAACAGGATCGAGAACATTCGATGCTGCGAGTTTCTTAAGAAGTCATGGCGCAGATACGATACTATGTCAGCACTTCTTAAAAGACGATATCGATACGTATATTAAACGTTCAGATTTAATTAAAACCGTTAAATTATTCCGTGGCGGCGTTGCAATTGCATACGGTGATAATCAGGAAATATATCATCCAGTAACTGTTGCACAAGCTGCTGATGAATTACTAGGTTTAGAAGGCGTTGAAGCATCTTACGTTGTTGCAAGACGTTCTGATGATACTATTGGTATATCGGCGCGTTCATTAGGAGAAGTCAATGTACAGCTCACGATGGAAGCACTAGGGGGAGGCGGCCATTTATCAAATGCTGCTACCCAACTTAAAGATACAACAGTAGAGGAAGCAATCGAAAAATTAATTGAGGTTGTTGAAACAGATGGAAAAGGAGTGGAAGAATAA
- the rplI gene encoding 50S ribosomal protein L9, with amino-acid sequence MKVIFTQDVKGKGKKGEIKDVPVGYAQNFLIKNNYAVEATPGNMKQLEQQNKKQEELKQQEIDDAKALAEKLKELEVEIPAKTGEGGKLFGSVSTKQITQALEKQHKIKVDKRKMDLPNGIHSLGYTNVPIKLHNKVSGTLKVHVVES; translated from the coding sequence ATGAAAGTTATTTTCACACAAGATGTTAAAGGTAAAGGCAAAAAAGGCGAAATAAAAGATGTCCCAGTTGGATATGCTCAAAACTTTTTAATTAAAAATAATTATGCAGTAGAAGCAACACCTGGAAACATGAAACAATTAGAACAACAAAATAAAAAACAAGAAGAATTAAAACAACAAGAAATAGATGATGCAAAAGCACTAGCTGAAAAATTAAAAGAACTAGAAGTTGAAATTCCAGCTAAAACAGGTGAAGGCGGTAAATTATTTGGTTCTGTAAGTACGAAACAAATTACGCAAGCATTAGAAAAACAACATAAAATTAAAGTTGATAAACGTAAAATGGACTTACCAAATGGCATTCACAGTTTAGGTTATACAAATGTACCAATTAAACTTCATAATAAAGTTTCAGGAACGTTAAAGGTTCATGTTGTTGAATCTTAA
- the dnaB gene encoding replicative DNA helicase, translating into MDNMMNAKQMPHSIEAEQSVIGAILIDPELINSTGETLIPEAFYRANHQHIFRAMLMLSEQNKEIDSVTLMDELAAESLLEEAGGPAYLAELANNVPTTRNIHFYIDIVFKHAVKRQLIRVADSIAEDGYNPELDLESLLGDAEKRILEISASRGTEGFKDIKDVLGIVFDNAEQLDQNSGQTPGIPTGYRDLDQMTAGFNRNDLIIIAARPSVGKTAFALNIAQQVATHQDLYSVGIFSLEMGADQLATRMICSTGNVDSNRLRTGSMTEDDWSRFTVAVGKLSRTKIFIDDTPGIRITDIRAKCRRLKQEHGLDMIVIDYLQLIQGSGSRSSDNRQQEVSEISRMLKAIARELECPVIALSQLSRGVEQRQDKRPMMSDIRESGSIEQDADIVAFLYREDYYSRGGEDEDGEAVDAGAQDENGEIEIIIAKQRNGPTGTVKLHFMKQYNKFTDIDYQHAGMEFG; encoded by the coding sequence ATGGATAATATGATGAATGCAAAACAAATGCCCCATAGTATAGAGGCGGAACAATCTGTTATCGGTGCAATCTTGATTGATCCTGAACTGATTAACTCAACAGGTGAAACATTAATACCTGAAGCTTTCTATCGAGCGAATCATCAACATATATTCAGAGCAATGTTGATGTTAAGCGAACAGAATAAGGAAATTGATTCGGTTACTCTAATGGATGAGTTAGCGGCTGAGTCATTGCTAGAAGAAGCGGGTGGTCCTGCTTATTTAGCTGAATTAGCTAACAATGTACCTACAACGAGAAACATTCATTTCTACATAGATATTGTGTTTAAACACGCAGTTAAGCGTCAGTTAATTCGTGTAGCAGATAGTATAGCTGAAGATGGGTATAATCCAGAACTTGATTTAGAATCACTTTTAGGAGATGCAGAGAAGAGAATTTTAGAAATTTCTGCTTCAAGAGGTACGGAAGGCTTCAAAGATATTAAAGATGTATTAGGCATTGTTTTTGATAATGCTGAACAGCTCGATCAAAACAGTGGTCAAACGCCAGGTATTCCAACAGGTTACCGAGACTTAGACCAGATGACAGCAGGTTTTAACCGTAATGACTTAATTATTATAGCAGCAAGACCGTCTGTAGGTAAGACTGCCTTCGCACTGAATATTGCACAACAAGTTGCGACACATCAAGATTTATATTCGGTAGGTATCTTCTCACTTGAGATGGGTGCAGACCAGTTAGCGACACGTATGATATGTAGTACAGGTAATGTTGATTCCAACAGATTACGTACTGGTTCTATGACTGAAGATGACTGGAGTAGATTTACAGTTGCAGTCGGTAAATTATCACGTACGAAAATTTTCATCGATGACACGCCGGGTATACGTATTACGGATATTCGAGCAAAATGCCGTAGATTGAAACAAGAACATGGATTAGACATGATCGTAATTGACTATCTTCAATTAATACAAGGTAGTGGTTCACGTAGTTCTGATAATAGACAACAAGAAGTATCAGAAATATCACGTATGCTTAAGGCCATTGCAAGAGAACTAGAATGTCCTGTTATTGCACTAAGTCAGCTTTCACGTGGTGTGGAACAAAGACAAGATAAGAGACCAATGATGAGTGACATTCGTGAATCTGGTTCGATTGAGCAAGATGCCGATATCGTTGCCTTTTTATACAGAGAAGATTACTACTCTCGAGGTGGAGAAGATGAAGATGGTGAAGCGGTGGATGCCGGTGCTCAAGATGAGAACGGTGAAATTGAAATCATTATCGCCAAACAGCGTAACGGCCCAACAGGAACCGTTAAACTTCACTTTATGAAACAATATAATAAATTTACAGATATTGATTATCAACATGCAGGCATGGAATTCGGATAA
- a CDS encoding adenylosuccinate synthase, with amino-acid sequence MSSIVVVGTQWGDEGKGKITDFLAEDANVIARFSGGNNAGHTIKFDGETYKLHLVPSGIFYKDKTSVIGNGVVVDPVALLKELDALNERGVATDNLRISNRAHVILPYHLKQDELEEEKRGDNKIGTTKKGIGPAYVDKAQRIGIRMADLLDKATFEKLLKINLEYKNELFEKMFNAEGFTFEEIFETYFAAGQRLKQYVVDTPKLLDDAFVNDEKVLFEGAQGVMLDIDHGTYPFVTSSNPIAGNVTVGGGVGPTFVSKVIGVCKAYTSRVGDGPFPTELFDEDGHHIREVGREYGTTTGRPRRVGWFDSVVLRHSRRVSGITDLSINSIDVLTGLKTVKICTAYEIDGVEITEYPANLDELARCKPIFEELPGWEEDITGCRSLEELPDNARRYLERISELCNVKISIFSVGPDRNQTNLLTNLWD; translated from the coding sequence ATGTCATCAATCGTAGTAGTTGGGACGCAATGGGGAGACGAAGGTAAAGGTAAAATTACAGATTTCTTAGCAGAAGACGCAAATGTTATTGCGCGTTTTTCAGGCGGTAATAATGCAGGTCACACAATTAAATTTGATGGAGAAACATATAAATTACACTTAGTACCATCTGGTATTTTTTATAAAGATAAAACAAGTGTTATTGGTAACGGTGTTGTAGTAGATCCAGTTGCGTTATTAAAAGAATTAGACGCATTAAACGAACGCGGTGTTGCCACTGACAACTTAAGAATTTCAAACCGTGCACATGTCATCTTGCCATATCATTTAAAACAAGATGAATTAGAAGAAGAAAAGCGCGGAGACAACAAAATCGGCACAACTAAAAAAGGTATCGGTCCAGCATATGTAGATAAAGCACAACGTATTGGTATCCGTATGGCTGATTTATTAGACAAAGCAACTTTTGAAAAATTATTAAAAATAAACCTTGAATATAAAAATGAACTATTTGAAAAAATGTTTAACGCAGAAGGATTCACTTTTGAAGAAATATTCGAAACATATTTCGCTGCAGGTCAACGCTTGAAGCAATATGTTGTAGATACACCTAAATTATTAGACGATGCATTCGTAAATGATGAAAAAGTATTATTCGAAGGTGCACAAGGCGTAATGTTAGATATTGATCATGGTACATATCCATTCGTAACATCTAGTAACCCAATTGCGGGTAACGTTACAGTAGGTGGCGGTGTTGGTCCAACATTCGTATCTAAAGTAATCGGAGTTTGTAAAGCATATACATCACGTGTTGGAGACGGTCCATTCCCTACAGAACTATTCGATGAAGACGGTCACCATATCCGTGAAGTAGGACGTGAATACGGAACAACAACTGGTCGACCACGTCGTGTAGGTTGGTTTGACTCAGTAGTGTTACGTCACTCTCGTCGTGTAAGTGGTATTACAGATTTATCAATCAATTCAATCGACGTATTAACTGGTCTTAAAACTGTTAAGATTTGTACAGCATACGAAATTGATGGTGTTGAAATTACAGAATATCCTGCAAACTTAGACGAATTAGCACGTTGTAAACCAATCTTTGAAGAATTACCAGGTTGGGAAGAAGATATTACAGGTTGTCGTTCATTAGAAGAACTTCCAGATAATGCACGTCGTTACTTAGAACGCATTTCTGAATTATGTAATGTGAAAATCTCTATTTTCTCAGTAGGTCCAGACAGAAACCAAACAAACTTATTAACAAACTTATGGGATTAA
- a CDS encoding YitT family protein — MEQKINTKKGHRKLGKVEILKRLIFITAGSVLMGVGLELFLVPNNLLDGGIVGIAIILSHLTNLKLGLFIFLLNIPFFFLGYKQIGKTFTISTIYAITVLSVTTAYLHHFEPFIKETFLVTIFGGAIIGLGVGLVIRYGGSLDGSEISAILISSKAPFSVGEIVMLINCFIFTAAGFVFTWESAMFSVIAYFIAAKMIDVTVQGFDESKAVWIISDTYRDIGEAINDRLGRGVTYLNGEGAYTGEDKKVVFCVITRLEESKLKDIVTEIDNTAFLSIGDVSEVKGGRFKKREIH, encoded by the coding sequence ATGGAGCAAAAAATTAATACAAAAAAGGGACATCGCAAATTAGGTAAAGTAGAAATACTCAAGCGACTCATTTTCATTACAGCCGGCAGTGTGTTGATGGGAGTAGGGTTAGAGCTATTTTTAGTACCGAATAATTTGCTTGATGGTGGTATTGTAGGTATCGCTATTATTCTCAGTCATTTAACCAACTTGAAACTCGGTCTTTTTATTTTCTTATTAAATATTCCATTTTTCTTTTTAGGTTATAAACAAATTGGGAAGACTTTTACAATATCTACTATCTATGCAATAACGGTCTTATCAGTCACAACTGCTTATTTACATCATTTTGAACCTTTTATTAAAGAGACATTCTTGGTTACAATATTTGGAGGAGCTATCATAGGTTTAGGTGTCGGTTTAGTCATTAGATATGGTGGATCATTAGACGGTTCAGAAATCAGTGCAATCTTAATTAGTAGTAAAGCACCGTTTTCTGTTGGAGAAATCGTCATGCTTATCAACTGTTTCATATTCACCGCTGCAGGCTTTGTATTTACATGGGAGTCTGCAATGTTCTCAGTAATCGCATATTTTATCGCAGCTAAGATGATAGACGTTACAGTGCAAGGCTTTGACGAATCTAAAGCAGTATGGATTATTAGTGATACATATCGAGATATTGGTGAAGCAATCAATGACCGCCTTGGAAGAGGTGTCACTTACCTTAACGGAGAAGGCGCATATACAGGCGAAGATAAAAAAGTCGTATTCTGCGTTATTACACGACTAGAAGAATCTAAACTTAAAGATATCGTAACAGAGATAGATAATACGGCATTCCTATCAATAGGTGATGTAAGCGAAGTAAAAGGCGGACGCTTTAAGAAACGCGAAATTCACTAA
- the yycF gene encoding response regulator YycF, with product MARKIVVVDDEKPIADILEFNLKKEGYDVYCAYDGNDAVDLIYEEEPDIVLLDIMLPGRDGMEVCREVRKKFDMPIIMLTAKDSEIDKVLGLELGADDYVTKPFSTRELIARVKANLRRHYSQPSQTEDEETNEIVIKDITVYPDAYSIKKRGADIELTHREFELFHYLAKHIGQVMTREHLLQTVWGYDYFGDVRTVDVTIRRLREKIEDDASHPEYIVTRRGVGYFLQTQE from the coding sequence ATGGCTAGAAAAATAGTAGTCGTAGATGATGAAAAACCGATTGCAGACATACTTGAATTTAATTTAAAAAAAGAAGGTTATGATGTTTATTGCGCATATGACGGTAATGACGCTGTAGACCTAATATATGAAGAAGAACCAGATATTGTCTTATTAGATATTATGTTACCAGGTAGAGATGGTATGGAAGTTTGCCGAGAAGTACGTAAGAAATTTGATATGCCTATTATTATGTTAACGGCTAAAGACTCAGAAATTGATAAAGTCTTAGGATTAGAGTTAGGCGCAGATGATTACGTTACTAAACCATTTTCAACTCGTGAGTTAATTGCGCGTGTAAAAGCGAACTTACGTAGACATTATTCACAACCAAGTCAAACTGAAGATGAAGAAACAAATGAAATTGTTATTAAAGATATTACAGTATATCCAGATGCATATTCAATTAAAAAACGTGGTGCGGATATCGAATTAACACACCGTGAATTTGAATTATTCCATTACTTGGCAAAACACATTGGACAAGTTATGACACGTGAACATTTATTACAAACTGTCTGGGGATACGATTACTTTGGCGATGTTCGTACAGTTGATGTGACGATACGTCGACTACGCGAGAAAATAGAAGACGATGCATCTCATCCAGAATATATTGTAACGCGAAGAGGTGTGGGTTATTTCCTACAAACACAAGAGTAG
- the walK gene encoding cell wall metabolism sensor histidine kinase WalK codes for MNWLKKFQSLHIKLVVIYVLLIIIGMQIIGLYFTNSLEKEMTRNFKANIEQHVKQINYNIKKSYNSEDPNRNFQKEIQSILDDYANRTEIDEIRFIDQDQIIVATSKATNQNTVNQKVNDSAVQKALSLGKANDKIVLKKDSNENSRVWIKNMPVHYENKVVGDIYVESDIDSVYEQLNKINQIFIIGTAISLLITVVLGFFIARTITKPISDMRNQTLEMSKGNYTQRVKIYGNDEIGELALSFNNLSKRVQEAQANTESEKRRLDSVITHMSDGVLATDRRGRVRIINEMALKMLGMERGEVESKHVLDVLNIDEDYSLDDLQENNDSFVIDINEEEGLIVRVNFSTIIQDTGFINGYIAVLHDVTEQHILENERREFVANVSHELRTPLTSMRSYIEALEEGAWRDPEVAPTFLNVTIEETDRMIRLVNDLLQLSKMDNSSDQMNLELIDFNMFINKIINRHEMTQGKNVTFVRDIPVKGLFVEMDPDKMTQVFDNVITNAIKYSQESHKRVEFHVKQNSLYNRMTIQIKDNGIGIPVNKVDKIFDRFFRVDKARTRKMGGTGLGLAISKEIVESHKGRIWASSKEGQGTSIYITLPSEVIEDEFGDWDA; via the coding sequence ATGAATTGGCTAAAGAAATTTCAGTCCCTACACATTAAACTTGTCGTAATTTATGTTCTTTTAATCATTATAGGTATGCAAATTATTGGTTTATACTTTACGAACAGTCTTGAAAAAGAGATGACGCGTAACTTTAAAGCAAATATTGAGCAACATGTTAAACAGATTAATTACAACATAAAAAAATCATATAATTCCGAAGATCCAAATCGAAACTTCCAAAAAGAAATACAAAGCATTTTAGATGATTATGCGAATAGAACTGAAATCGATGAAATTAGATTCATTGACCAAGATCAAATTATTGTCGCGACGTCTAAAGCAACAAATCAAAATACCGTCAATCAAAAAGTAAACGATAGCGCCGTTCAAAAAGCACTTTCTTTAGGGAAAGCAAACGACAAAATCGTATTGAAAAAAGATTCGAATGAAAATAGTAGAGTATGGATTAAAAATATGCCCGTACACTATGAGAATAAAGTTGTTGGGGATATTTATGTTGAATCAGATATCGATTCAGTATATGAACAATTAAATAAAATTAATCAAATCTTTATTATCGGTACAGCAATCTCATTATTGATTACAGTTGTGCTCGGTTTCTTCATTGCGCGAACAATTACGAAACCTATTTCAGATATGCGAAATCAAACATTAGAGATGTCTAAAGGTAACTATACACAACGCGTTAAGATTTACGGCAACGATGAGATTGGTGAACTTGCCCTATCATTTAACAACTTATCTAAACGTGTACAAGAAGCTCAAGCCAATACTGAAAGTGAAAAAAGGCGACTCGATTCTGTTATCACACATATGAGTGATGGCGTCTTAGCTACCGATAGACGAGGACGTGTCCGTATCATCAACGAGATGGCACTGAAAATGTTAGGTATGGAACGTGGAGAAGTAGAATCTAAACACGTTTTAGACGTTCTAAATATTGATGAAGATTATTCATTAGATGATTTACAAGAAAATAACGACAGTTTCGTTATAGACATCAACGAAGAAGAAGGATTAATCGTACGTGTTAACTTCAGTACGATTATTCAAGATACTGGTTTCATTAATGGTTACATTGCCGTATTACATGACGTAACAGAGCAACACATTTTAGAAAATGAACGTCGTGAATTCGTAGCAAATGTTTCGCATGAATTACGTACGCCATTAACATCTATGAGAAGTTATATAGAAGCACTTGAAGAAGGCGCTTGGCGTGATCCAGAAGTCGCACCTACGTTCTTAAATGTCACGATAGAAGAAACAGATCGTATGATTCGTCTCGTTAACGATTTACTTCAACTATCAAAAATGGATAACTCTAGTGACCAGATGAACTTAGAGTTGATTGACTTCAACATGTTCATTAATAAAATCATTAACCGACATGAAATGACACAAGGTAAAAACGTGACATTTGTCCGAGACATTCCAGTTAAAGGATTATTCGTCGAAATGGATCCAGACAAAATGACACAAGTGTTTGATAACGTTATAACAAATGCGATTAAATACTCTCAAGAATCACATAAACGTGTAGAGTTTCATGTGAAACAAAATTCGTTATATAACCGAATGACAATACAAATTAAAGATAATGGTATTGGTATTCCAGTAAATAAAGTCGATAAAATATTCGACCGGTTCTTTAGAGTAGATAAAGCAAGAACACGTAAAATGGGTGGAACAGGTTTAGGTCTAGCGATTTCTAAAGAAATAGTAGAATCTCATAAAGGTAGAATTTGGGCAAGCAGTAAAGAAGGTCAAGGTACATCCATTTATATTACTTTACCAAGTGAAGTCATAGAAGATGAGTTTGGTGATTGGGATGCGTAA